Genomic segment of Thermococcus sp. 21S7:
GAAAAAGGTTCATCCGGATGACGTCACGATACTCATTCCCACGAAGAACGAGGAGGATGGAATCGGGGAAGTCATCGACGGGTTTAAAGAACTGGGATATAAGAATATCTTCGTCATAGACGGACACAGCACCGACCGAACGAGAGAGATAGCAAAGGAGAAGGGTGCAACCGTTGTGGTTCAGAGCGGTAAAGGGAAAGGACAGGCGGTTGCTGAGGCGTTCAACCTCATTGACACTGATGTAATCGTCATGATCGACGGGGATGGAACTTACGACCCGAAGGATATCGAAAAACTTCTCCAGCCCATCGAGAGGGGGATAGCCGAGCACGTCATAGGAAACAGACTTGAGAACTACGAAGATGGGGCTTTTACCCGGCTTAATCTGGTTGGGAACAAGATATTCAACGCGCTCTTCAGGTTCATGTACGGCGTTAAGGTTCACGATTTACTCACAGGATACCGCGCCCTGACGAAGGAGCTCTACAAGAGCGTGGAGCTTGAAAAGCACGGCTTTGAGATCGAGACGGAACTCACAGTTGAGACGATAGCCAAAGGCTTTCGCATCGCCGAGGTTCCGATAAGCTACCGCAGAAGAAAGGGCGAGGCAAACCTCCACCCGATAAAGGACGGCTGGCGGATAGGAAAGACGATAATAGAACTGATGGTCAGGTACAATCCCGGGAGGTACCTGTACATCCTGGGATTCCTTGCCCTTCTGGTGGGCTTTATAACCGGGGTCTACGTGATACAGGAATGGCAGAGGGGAGTGACCCACTACCTGCTGGCACCGCTCACATCGATTTTCGTGATCACTGGGATTAACC
This window contains:
- the aglJ gene encoding S-layer glycoprotein N-glycosyltransferase AglJ gives rise to the protein MGFTKKGLAPAGMEAYQMEKKVHPDDVTILIPTKNEEDGIGEVIDGFKELGYKNIFVIDGHSTDRTREIAKEKGATVVVQSGKGKGQAVAEAFNLIDTDVIVMIDGDGTYDPKDIEKLLQPIERGIAEHVIGNRLENYEDGAFTRLNLVGNKIFNALFRFMYGVKVHDLLTGYRALTKELYKSVELEKHGFEIETELTVETIAKGFRIAEVPISYRRRKGEANLHPIKDGWRIGKTIIELMVRYNPGRYLYILGFLALLVGFITGVYVIQEWQRGVTHYLLAPLTSIFVITGINLVIFGFVTGYIFKSMVGLKREIRSIQRIIETKSQRKNNGKI